A genome region from Microbacterium sp. CGR2 includes the following:
- the nagA gene encoding N-acetylglucosamine-6-phosphate deacetylase: MSIHSSEAGSLVIHSARIVDEGSVTENGWIRIEDGAVVSRGVGTDWSPADEVVDAEDAAGTGAILSPGFIDIHGHGGAGASYDDGAAAIRTARAMHRAHGTTRAVISLVTASIDDLARSVAAIADLTETDADILGSHLEGPFLDPGHQGAHDPALLRAPVAADVAHLLEAGRGTIRQVTVAPELPGGLDAVRQIVAAGAAAAVGHTDADAATAKAAFDAGASILTHAFNAMPGIHHRAPGPVLAAAADHRVILEAIADGVHLDAHVIKLLFDSAPGRVALVTDAMAAAGSEDGHYDLGSVSVTVENGVARTDQTGSIAGSTLTQDVALQRAVAAGASLPEAVRAVTETPARAIGREASLGRLSPGMIGDAVLLDAELRVARVWVGPRLLG; the protein is encoded by the coding sequence ATGAGCATCCACTCCTCGGAGGCCGGCTCGCTGGTCATCCACTCCGCGCGGATCGTCGACGAGGGGTCGGTCACGGAGAACGGGTGGATCCGTATCGAAGACGGCGCGGTCGTCTCCCGCGGGGTCGGCACCGACTGGTCGCCGGCCGACGAGGTGGTCGATGCTGAGGATGCCGCCGGCACCGGTGCCATCCTGTCCCCCGGTTTCATCGACATCCACGGACACGGCGGCGCCGGAGCGTCATACGACGATGGCGCCGCGGCGATCCGCACAGCACGAGCGATGCACCGCGCGCACGGCACGACACGCGCCGTGATCTCCCTGGTGACCGCGTCGATCGACGATCTGGCGCGCAGCGTCGCCGCCATCGCGGACCTGACGGAGACAGATGCCGACATCCTCGGCTCGCACCTGGAAGGCCCATTCCTCGACCCGGGACACCAGGGCGCGCACGATCCGGCGCTGCTGAGAGCCCCGGTCGCGGCCGATGTCGCGCATCTTCTCGAGGCCGGGCGCGGCACGATCCGCCAGGTGACGGTCGCTCCCGAGCTGCCGGGCGGACTCGACGCCGTGCGCCAGATCGTGGCCGCCGGCGCTGCCGCCGCCGTCGGGCACACCGACGCGGATGCTGCCACGGCGAAAGCCGCTTTCGATGCAGGCGCCTCGATCCTCACTCATGCGTTCAACGCGATGCCCGGCATCCACCACCGCGCCCCCGGCCCGGTACTGGCGGCGGCAGCAGACCACCGCGTCATCCTGGAGGCGATCGCGGACGGTGTCCACCTCGACGCGCACGTCATCAAGCTGCTGTTCGATTCCGCGCCCGGCCGGGTGGCCCTGGTCACCGACGCGATGGCCGCAGCCGGCAGCGAAGACGGTCACTACGACCTCGGGTCCGTGAGCGTCACCGTCGAGAACGGCGTCGCGCGAACGGATCAGACGGGCTCGATCGCGGGTTCGACGCTGACGCAGGATGTGGCGCTGCAGCGGGCGGTCGCGGCCGGTGCAAGCCTGCCGGAGGCGGTGCGGGCGGTCACAGAGACGCCGGCGCGGGCCATCGGACGCGAGGCCTCGCTCGGCCGGCTGAGCCCGGGGATGATCGGGGACGCGGTGCTGTTGGATGCGGAACTGCGCGTCGCGCGCGTATGGGTGGGACCACGGCTGCTCGGCTAG